Proteins found in one Spirochaetota bacterium genomic segment:
- a CDS encoding NUDIX hydrolase codes for MKEYRNPVPTVDIIIELEDDAAHGPGADTRIVLIYRKNPPHGWALPGGFVDYGESLEAAAIREALEETSLQVTLRRQFHTYSDPQRDPRLHTISTVFIARATGIPVGADDASRAEAFGLSALPADMAFDHASILEDYRNSRY; via the coding sequence GTGAAAGAATACAGGAATCCGGTTCCCACTGTTGATATAATTATCGAGCTGGAGGACGATGCGGCGCACGGGCCGGGGGCGGATACACGGATAGTTCTGATTTACAGGAAAAACCCGCCCCACGGGTGGGCGCTCCCGGGAGGATTCGTGGATTACGGGGAGTCCCTGGAAGCGGCGGCGATACGCGAGGCCCTGGAGGAAACCTCGCTGCAGGTAACCCTCCGGAGACAGTTTCACACCTATTCCGACCCGCAGAGGGACCCGCGCCTGCACACCATCAGCACGGTGTTCATCGCCCGGGCCACGGGAATCCCGGTCGGTGCGGACGATGCGAGCCGCGCGGAGGCATTCGGTCTGTCGGCGCTGCCGGCGGACATGGCCTTCGATCACGCGTCGATCCTGGAGGATTACAGGAATTCCCGGTACTGA
- a CDS encoding alpha/beta fold hydrolase, producing MEPSNLLLKLTKLALDAIIKFSKADIRVHDAERIPEQPCIFVINHFTRLETFVMPYMLHKLTGKNTLSMAHHSFFSGAFGTYMTKLGAISTKDPERDRKIIGALLRGDYSVMVFPEGQMVKDKKLVEKGKYMIYNTGIRRPPHTGSGILALRAEFYRAKMAHLLKNGNQRELQEYIGHFELGSAGEVERITGLETCIVPVNITYFPIRARNNAINRLANYFVHTLPERIEEELEVEGTMITEGVDIDINFGAPIYMKEYLSSGATRRAIGNEKLYLSAIEIKGDLHFSREALDLMYRYMYAIYGMTTVNHDHIFAYILERYRRRKIRVDDFKNRAYLAIDRIQSVTMQSHHTTLKMRQNYLLTDDLHARFVSFMDAAKSDGLISEEQGFIYKNRDRFSKLYEFHDIRKDNIVEVLRNEIEPLDQVVRNLNAVMRAPACILRRRIRKMYRALDLEYFEQDYQKYFIEGESKPRNIGRPFFLKRFFSSKGVLLVHGYMAAPEEMRALGEFLYRRGFTVYGVRMRGHGTAPEDLQERTWEEWYESVNRGYVVLKNTVKRMAVVGFSTGAGLALLQAVNKSDRFAGMVSINAPLRINNIGSRMASTIVHWNNFMDRLSVKKGKLEFVANTPENQHINYFRNPVRGVAQLEKFMRVVDQNLPELCVPALIIQGSNDPVVNPVSGPEIFDRIGCRNKELCRLFADRHGIVNGEGSHRVFMRVLRFLDDVM from the coding sequence ATGGAGCCTTCCAATCTTTTGCTCAAGCTCACCAAGCTGGCGCTGGATGCGATAATCAAGTTTTCCAAGGCGGACATCCGCGTCCACGATGCCGAGAGAATTCCAGAGCAGCCGTGCATTTTCGTGATAAACCATTTCACCCGCCTTGAAACCTTCGTGATGCCCTACATGCTGCATAAGCTTACCGGCAAGAACACGCTCTCGATGGCGCACCACAGCTTTTTTTCCGGCGCATTCGGAACCTATATGACCAAACTGGGCGCCATCTCCACCAAGGACCCGGAACGCGACCGGAAAATCATAGGCGCGCTGCTGCGGGGCGATTACTCGGTCATGGTCTTTCCCGAGGGCCAGATGGTAAAGGACAAGAAGCTCGTCGAGAAGGGAAAATACATGATTTACAACACGGGCATCCGGCGCCCGCCCCATACGGGTTCCGGTATTCTCGCGCTCAGGGCGGAATTTTACCGGGCGAAAATGGCCCATCTTTTGAAAAACGGCAATCAGCGGGAGCTGCAGGAGTATATCGGACACTTTGAACTCGGTTCCGCGGGGGAGGTGGAGCGAATCACGGGATTGGAGACGTGCATCGTCCCCGTCAATATTACCTATTTTCCCATACGCGCGAGGAACAACGCGATCAACCGCCTTGCGAACTATTTCGTGCACACGCTCCCGGAGAGGATCGAGGAGGAATTGGAAGTCGAGGGCACCATGATTACCGAGGGCGTCGATATCGACATCAATTTTGGCGCGCCCATTTACATGAAGGAATACCTCTCCTCGGGGGCTACCCGGCGGGCGATCGGGAACGAAAAGCTCTATCTCTCCGCGATCGAAATCAAGGGCGACCTCCACTTCAGCAGGGAGGCACTGGACCTGATGTACCGATATATGTACGCAATCTACGGTATGACCACGGTGAACCACGATCATATCTTCGCCTACATCCTTGAGCGATATCGGCGCCGGAAGATCCGCGTGGACGATTTCAAGAACAGGGCGTACCTTGCGATCGATCGCATACAGTCCGTCACGATGCAATCACACCACACCACCCTGAAAATGAGGCAGAACTACCTTCTCACTGACGACCTGCACGCGCGCTTCGTGAGCTTCATGGACGCCGCAAAGTCCGACGGCCTGATCTCTGAGGAACAGGGCTTTATCTATAAAAACCGGGATCGGTTTTCGAAGCTCTACGAATTCCACGATATCCGCAAGGATAACATCGTCGAGGTGCTGCGCAATGAGATAGAGCCCCTCGATCAAGTCGTCCGCAACCTGAACGCGGTAATGCGCGCCCCGGCGTGCATCCTCAGGAGGAGGATACGGAAGATGTACCGCGCGCTCGATCTGGAATATTTCGAACAGGATTACCAGAAATACTTCATTGAAGGGGAAAGCAAACCGCGGAATATAGGAAGGCCCTTCTTCCTGAAGCGTTTTTTTTCCAGTAAGGGCGTCCTCCTGGTACACGGGTACATGGCGGCGCCCGAGGAGATGCGCGCGCTGGGTGAATTTCTGTATCGCAGGGGTTTCACGGTGTACGGGGTGCGCATGCGCGGTCATGGCACCGCGCCGGAGGATCTGCAGGAGCGTACATGGGAGGAATGGTACGAATCGGTCAATCGGGGATATGTCGTGCTCAAGAACACCGTAAAAAGGATGGCCGTCGTCGGTTTTTCCACCGGTGCGGGGCTTGCCCTCCTCCAGGCCGTGAATAAGAGTGACCGATTCGCGGGGATGGTTTCGATCAATGCCCCCCTGAGGATCAATAATATCGGATCGCGGATGGCGTCCACGATCGTCCACTGGAACAATTTCATGGACAGGCTCAGCGTGAAGAAGGGGAAACTGGAATTCGTCGCCAATACGCCTGAAAACCAGCATATCAACTATTTCAGGAATCCGGTGCGCGGGGTGGCCCAGCTTGAAAAATTTATGCGGGTGGTCGACCAGAACCTGCCGGAGCTTTGCGTCCCCGCGCTCATCATCCAGGGATCGAACGACCCGGTCGTCAATCCCGTAAGCGGACCGGAAATATTCGACCGGATCGGGTGCAGGAACAAGGAACTATGCAGGCTATTCGCGGATCGTCACGGCATCGTGAACGGCGAGGGATCGCACCGGGTATTCATGAGGGTACTTCGGTTTCTGGACGACGTGATGTAA